A region from the Malus domestica chromosome 07, GDT2T_hap1 genome encodes:
- the LOC103409907 gene encoding cysteine protease ATG4-like isoform X2 encodes MKRIPRIKFPQRYPKSSDSGSRDSKHNKASLWSNFFESAFSIFETHSESSITDKKESHSRNNGWTAAVRKAVSSGSMRRIQEHVLGSSRIGISSASDIWLLGVCYKVSQDDSSGDAPINNGLGAFEQDFSSRILMTYRKGFEAIGNSKYTSDVNWGCMLRSSQMLVAQALLFHRLGRSWTRPLHKPLDEAYIGILYHFGDSETSTFSIHNLLQAGRAYDLAAGSWVGPYAMCRTWETLVRCRREATDLDDQPLPMAVYIVSGDEDGERGGAPVVCIEDASRHCLEFSRGQVDWTPILLLVPLVLGLEKVNPRYIPSLRATFTFPQSLGIMGGKPGASTYIIGVQDEKALYLDPHEVQPVINIRRDDLEADTLSYHCNVIRHIPLDLIDPSLAIGFYCRDRDDFNDFCFRASKLADESNGAPLFTVTQTHSVPRPVNHSDALGDSGAVENDDSFSVLPMSDADGSAQEDEWQLL; translated from the exons ATGAAGAGGATACCTCGCATCAAGTTTCCTCAGAGATACCCCAAATCTTCTG ATTCAGGATCTAGGGACAGTAAGCACAATAAGGCATCCCTGTGGTCAAACTTCTTTGAGTCCGCTTTCTCAATCTTCGAAACACATAGTGAGTCATCAATTACTGACAAGAAGGAAAGTCACTCTAGAAACAATGGATGGACAGCAGCTGTGAGGAAAGCTGTGAGTAGTGGGTCTATGAGGAGAATTCAAGAGCATGTACTTGGATCCAGCAGGATTGGAATTTCTTCTGCTAGTGACATATGGCTTCTTGGTGTGTGCTATAAGGTCTCACAAGATGATTCCTCCGGAGATGCACCTATTAATAATGGCTTAGGAGCATTTGAACAGGATTTCTCATCAAGAATTTTGATGACATATCGTAAAG GATTTGAGGCTATTGGAAATTCAAAGTACACTAGTGATGTAAATTGGGGTTGCATGCTTCGGAGTAGTCAGATGCTTGTAGCCCAG GCATTGCTTTTCCATAgattgggaagatcttggacaAGGCCCTTGCACAAG CCTTTAGATGAAGCATATATTGGGATCTTGTATCATTTCGGTGATTCCGAAACATCAACTTTCTCCATCCACAATCTTCTTCAGGCTGGAAGGGCTTATGACCTCGCTGCCGGATCATGGGTTGGCCCATATGCCATGTGCCGCACTTGGGAGACTCTAGTACGATGTAGGAGAGAAGCAACTGACCTTGATGATCAGCCACTTCCAATGGCTGTTTATATTGTTTCTGGGGACGAAGATGGGGAGCGAGGTGGAGCCCCGGTAGTCTGCATTGAAGATGCTTCTAGACACTGTTTGGAGTTCTCAAGAGGCCAAGTTGATTGGACGCCTATTCTTTTATTGGTTCCTTTGGTTCTTGGACTTGAAAAAGTCAACCCCAG GTACATTCCATCGTTGCGGGCGACATTCACCTTTCCCCAAAGTCTTGGCATCATGGGTGGAAAACCTGGTGCGTCAACTTACATTATTGGTGTGCAGGATGAAAAAGCACTTTACCTTGATCCCCATGAAGTTCAGCCG GTAATCAATATAAGAAGGGATGATTTGGAGGCTGATACTTTGTCTTACCACTGCAA TGTTATACGGCACATTCCCCTTGATTTGATTGATCCATCCTTGGCGATTGGATTTTATTGTCGTGACAGAG atgattttaatgatttttgttTTCGAGCCTCCAAGCTGGCAGATGAATCAAATGGTGCTCCACTGTTTACTGTGACTCAGACACATAGTGTTCCCAGGCCGGTTAACCACAGTGATGCGTTGGGTGATAGTGGTGCAGTTGAAAACGATGATTCATTTTCTGTTCTGCCCATGAGCGATGCGGATGGAAGTGCACAAGAAGATGAATGGCAACTCCTATGA
- the LOC103409907 gene encoding cysteine protease ATG4-like isoform X4 yields MKRIPRIKFPQRYPKSSDSGSRDSKHNKASLWSNFFESAFSIFETHSESSITDKKESHSRNNGWTAAVRKAVSSGSMRRIQEHVLGSSRIGISSASDIWLLGVCYKVSQDDSSGDAPINNGLGAFEQDFSSRILMTYRKGFEAIGNSKYTSDVNWGCMLRSSQMLVAQALLFHRLGRSWTRPLHKAGRAYDLAAGSWVGPYAMCRTWETLVRCRREATDLDDQPLPMAVYIVSGDEDGERGGAPVVCIEDASRHCLEFSRGQVDWTPILLLVPLVLGLEKVNPRYIPSLRATFTFPQSLGIMGGKPGASTYIIGVQDEKALYLDPHEVQPVINIRRDDLEADTLSYHCNVIRHIPLDLIDPSLAIGFYCRDRDDFNDFCFRASKLADESNGAPLFTVTQTHSVPRPVNHSDALGDSGAVENDDSFSVLPMSDADGSAQEDEWQLL; encoded by the exons ATGAAGAGGATACCTCGCATCAAGTTTCCTCAGAGATACCCCAAATCTTCTG ATTCAGGATCTAGGGACAGTAAGCACAATAAGGCATCCCTGTGGTCAAACTTCTTTGAGTCCGCTTTCTCAATCTTCGAAACACATAGTGAGTCATCAATTACTGACAAGAAGGAAAGTCACTCTAGAAACAATGGATGGACAGCAGCTGTGAGGAAAGCTGTGAGTAGTGGGTCTATGAGGAGAATTCAAGAGCATGTACTTGGATCCAGCAGGATTGGAATTTCTTCTGCTAGTGACATATGGCTTCTTGGTGTGTGCTATAAGGTCTCACAAGATGATTCCTCCGGAGATGCACCTATTAATAATGGCTTAGGAGCATTTGAACAGGATTTCTCATCAAGAATTTTGATGACATATCGTAAAG GATTTGAGGCTATTGGAAATTCAAAGTACACTAGTGATGTAAATTGGGGTTGCATGCTTCGGAGTAGTCAGATGCTTGTAGCCCAG GCATTGCTTTTCCATAgattgggaagatcttggacaAGGCCCTTGCACAAG GCTGGAAGGGCTTATGACCTCGCTGCCGGATCATGGGTTGGCCCATATGCCATGTGCCGCACTTGGGAGACTCTAGTACGATGTAGGAGAGAAGCAACTGACCTTGATGATCAGCCACTTCCAATGGCTGTTTATATTGTTTCTGGGGACGAAGATGGGGAGCGAGGTGGAGCCCCGGTAGTCTGCATTGAAGATGCTTCTAGACACTGTTTGGAGTTCTCAAGAGGCCAAGTTGATTGGACGCCTATTCTTTTATTGGTTCCTTTGGTTCTTGGACTTGAAAAAGTCAACCCCAG GTACATTCCATCGTTGCGGGCGACATTCACCTTTCCCCAAAGTCTTGGCATCATGGGTGGAAAACCTGGTGCGTCAACTTACATTATTGGTGTGCAGGATGAAAAAGCACTTTACCTTGATCCCCATGAAGTTCAGCCG GTAATCAATATAAGAAGGGATGATTTGGAGGCTGATACTTTGTCTTACCACTGCAA TGTTATACGGCACATTCCCCTTGATTTGATTGATCCATCCTTGGCGATTGGATTTTATTGTCGTGACAGAG atgattttaatgatttttgttTTCGAGCCTCCAAGCTGGCAGATGAATCAAATGGTGCTCCACTGTTTACTGTGACTCAGACACATAGTGTTCCCAGGCCGGTTAACCACAGTGATGCGTTGGGTGATAGTGGTGCAGTTGAAAACGATGATTCATTTTCTGTTCTGCCCATGAGCGATGCGGATGGAAGTGCACAAGAAGATGAATGGCAACTCCTATGA
- the LOC103409907 gene encoding cysteine protease ATG4-like isoform X1: MKDFCETAVASKYSSKSSTDSTDRGSSSACSDSGSRDSKHNKASLWSNFFESAFSIFETHSESSITDKKESHSRNNGWTAAVRKAVSSGSMRRIQEHVLGSSRIGISSASDIWLLGVCYKVSQDDSSGDAPINNGLGAFEQDFSSRILMTYRKGFEAIGNSKYTSDVNWGCMLRSSQMLVAQALLFHRLGRSWTRPLHKPLDEAYIGILYHFGDSETSTFSIHNLLQAGRAYDLAAGSWVGPYAMCRTWETLVRCRREATDLDDQPLPMAVYIVSGDEDGERGGAPVVCIEDASRHCLEFSRGQVDWTPILLLVPLVLGLEKVNPRYIPSLRATFTFPQSLGIMGGKPGASTYIIGVQDEKALYLDPHEVQPVINIRRDDLEADTLSYHCNVIRHIPLDLIDPSLAIGFYCRDRDDFNDFCFRASKLADESNGAPLFTVTQTHSVPRPVNHSDALGDSGAVENDDSFSVLPMSDADGSAQEDEWQLL, from the exons ATGAAGGATTTTTGTGAGACGGCTGTTGCGTCGAAATATTCTTCTAAAAGTTCAACAGATTCAACAGATAGAGGTTCATCATCTGCTTGTTCAGATTCAGGATCTAGGGACAGTAAGCACAATAAGGCATCCCTGTGGTCAAACTTCTTTGAGTCCGCTTTCTCAATCTTCGAAACACATAGTGAGTCATCAATTACTGACAAGAAGGAAAGTCACTCTAGAAACAATGGATGGACAGCAGCTGTGAGGAAAGCTGTGAGTAGTGGGTCTATGAGGAGAATTCAAGAGCATGTACTTGGATCCAGCAGGATTGGAATTTCTTCTGCTAGTGACATATGGCTTCTTGGTGTGTGCTATAAGGTCTCACAAGATGATTCCTCCGGAGATGCACCTATTAATAATGGCTTAGGAGCATTTGAACAGGATTTCTCATCAAGAATTTTGATGACATATCGTAAAG GATTTGAGGCTATTGGAAATTCAAAGTACACTAGTGATGTAAATTGGGGTTGCATGCTTCGGAGTAGTCAGATGCTTGTAGCCCAG GCATTGCTTTTCCATAgattgggaagatcttggacaAGGCCCTTGCACAAG CCTTTAGATGAAGCATATATTGGGATCTTGTATCATTTCGGTGATTCCGAAACATCAACTTTCTCCATCCACAATCTTCTTCAGGCTGGAAGGGCTTATGACCTCGCTGCCGGATCATGGGTTGGCCCATATGCCATGTGCCGCACTTGGGAGACTCTAGTACGATGTAGGAGAGAAGCAACTGACCTTGATGATCAGCCACTTCCAATGGCTGTTTATATTGTTTCTGGGGACGAAGATGGGGAGCGAGGTGGAGCCCCGGTAGTCTGCATTGAAGATGCTTCTAGACACTGTTTGGAGTTCTCAAGAGGCCAAGTTGATTGGACGCCTATTCTTTTATTGGTTCCTTTGGTTCTTGGACTTGAAAAAGTCAACCCCAG GTACATTCCATCGTTGCGGGCGACATTCACCTTTCCCCAAAGTCTTGGCATCATGGGTGGAAAACCTGGTGCGTCAACTTACATTATTGGTGTGCAGGATGAAAAAGCACTTTACCTTGATCCCCATGAAGTTCAGCCG GTAATCAATATAAGAAGGGATGATTTGGAGGCTGATACTTTGTCTTACCACTGCAA TGTTATACGGCACATTCCCCTTGATTTGATTGATCCATCCTTGGCGATTGGATTTTATTGTCGTGACAGAG atgattttaatgatttttgttTTCGAGCCTCCAAGCTGGCAGATGAATCAAATGGTGCTCCACTGTTTACTGTGACTCAGACACATAGTGTTCCCAGGCCGGTTAACCACAGTGATGCGTTGGGTGATAGTGGTGCAGTTGAAAACGATGATTCATTTTCTGTTCTGCCCATGAGCGATGCGGATGGAAGTGCACAAGAAGATGAATGGCAACTCCTATGA
- the LOC103409907 gene encoding cysteine protease ATG4-like isoform X3 encodes MKDFCETAVASKYSSKSSTDSTDRGSSSACSDSGSRDSKHNKASLWSNFFESAFSIFETHSESSITDKKESHSRNNGWTAAVRKAVSSGSMRRIQEHVLGSSRIGISSASDIWLLGVCYKVSQDDSSGDAPINNGLGAFEQDFSSRILMTYRKGFEAIGNSKYTSDVNWGCMLRSSQMLVAQALLFHRLGRSWTRPLHKAGRAYDLAAGSWVGPYAMCRTWETLVRCRREATDLDDQPLPMAVYIVSGDEDGERGGAPVVCIEDASRHCLEFSRGQVDWTPILLLVPLVLGLEKVNPRYIPSLRATFTFPQSLGIMGGKPGASTYIIGVQDEKALYLDPHEVQPVINIRRDDLEADTLSYHCNVIRHIPLDLIDPSLAIGFYCRDRDDFNDFCFRASKLADESNGAPLFTVTQTHSVPRPVNHSDALGDSGAVENDDSFSVLPMSDADGSAQEDEWQLL; translated from the exons ATGAAGGATTTTTGTGAGACGGCTGTTGCGTCGAAATATTCTTCTAAAAGTTCAACAGATTCAACAGATAGAGGTTCATCATCTGCTTGTTCAGATTCAGGATCTAGGGACAGTAAGCACAATAAGGCATCCCTGTGGTCAAACTTCTTTGAGTCCGCTTTCTCAATCTTCGAAACACATAGTGAGTCATCAATTACTGACAAGAAGGAAAGTCACTCTAGAAACAATGGATGGACAGCAGCTGTGAGGAAAGCTGTGAGTAGTGGGTCTATGAGGAGAATTCAAGAGCATGTACTTGGATCCAGCAGGATTGGAATTTCTTCTGCTAGTGACATATGGCTTCTTGGTGTGTGCTATAAGGTCTCACAAGATGATTCCTCCGGAGATGCACCTATTAATAATGGCTTAGGAGCATTTGAACAGGATTTCTCATCAAGAATTTTGATGACATATCGTAAAG GATTTGAGGCTATTGGAAATTCAAAGTACACTAGTGATGTAAATTGGGGTTGCATGCTTCGGAGTAGTCAGATGCTTGTAGCCCAG GCATTGCTTTTCCATAgattgggaagatcttggacaAGGCCCTTGCACAAG GCTGGAAGGGCTTATGACCTCGCTGCCGGATCATGGGTTGGCCCATATGCCATGTGCCGCACTTGGGAGACTCTAGTACGATGTAGGAGAGAAGCAACTGACCTTGATGATCAGCCACTTCCAATGGCTGTTTATATTGTTTCTGGGGACGAAGATGGGGAGCGAGGTGGAGCCCCGGTAGTCTGCATTGAAGATGCTTCTAGACACTGTTTGGAGTTCTCAAGAGGCCAAGTTGATTGGACGCCTATTCTTTTATTGGTTCCTTTGGTTCTTGGACTTGAAAAAGTCAACCCCAG GTACATTCCATCGTTGCGGGCGACATTCACCTTTCCCCAAAGTCTTGGCATCATGGGTGGAAAACCTGGTGCGTCAACTTACATTATTGGTGTGCAGGATGAAAAAGCACTTTACCTTGATCCCCATGAAGTTCAGCCG GTAATCAATATAAGAAGGGATGATTTGGAGGCTGATACTTTGTCTTACCACTGCAA TGTTATACGGCACATTCCCCTTGATTTGATTGATCCATCCTTGGCGATTGGATTTTATTGTCGTGACAGAG atgattttaatgatttttgttTTCGAGCCTCCAAGCTGGCAGATGAATCAAATGGTGCTCCACTGTTTACTGTGACTCAGACACATAGTGTTCCCAGGCCGGTTAACCACAGTGATGCGTTGGGTGATAGTGGTGCAGTTGAAAACGATGATTCATTTTCTGTTCTGCCCATGAGCGATGCGGATGGAAGTGCACAAGAAGATGAATGGCAACTCCTATGA
- the LOC103409907 gene encoding cysteine protease ATG4-like isoform X5: MKDFCETAVASKYSSKSSTDSTDRGSSSACSDSGSRDSKHNKASLWSNFFESAFSIFETHSESSITDKKESHSRNNGWTAAVRKAVSSGSMRRIQEHVLGSSRIGISSASDIWLLGVCYKVSQDDSSGDAPINNGLGAFEQDFSSRILMTYRKGFEAIGNSKYTSDVNWGCMLRSSQMLVAQALLFHRLGRSWTRPLHKPLDEAYIGILYHFGDSETSTFSIHNLLQAGRAYDLAAGSWVGPYAMCRTWETLVRCRREATDLDDQPLPMAVYIVSGDEDGERGGAPVVCIEDASRHCLEFSRGQVDWTPILLLVPLVLGLEKVNPRYIPSLRATFTFPQSLGIMGGKPGASTYIIGVQDEKALYLDPHEVQPVFKFQV, from the exons ATGAAGGATTTTTGTGAGACGGCTGTTGCGTCGAAATATTCTTCTAAAAGTTCAACAGATTCAACAGATAGAGGTTCATCATCTGCTTGTTCAGATTCAGGATCTAGGGACAGTAAGCACAATAAGGCATCCCTGTGGTCAAACTTCTTTGAGTCCGCTTTCTCAATCTTCGAAACACATAGTGAGTCATCAATTACTGACAAGAAGGAAAGTCACTCTAGAAACAATGGATGGACAGCAGCTGTGAGGAAAGCTGTGAGTAGTGGGTCTATGAGGAGAATTCAAGAGCATGTACTTGGATCCAGCAGGATTGGAATTTCTTCTGCTAGTGACATATGGCTTCTTGGTGTGTGCTATAAGGTCTCACAAGATGATTCCTCCGGAGATGCACCTATTAATAATGGCTTAGGAGCATTTGAACAGGATTTCTCATCAAGAATTTTGATGACATATCGTAAAG GATTTGAGGCTATTGGAAATTCAAAGTACACTAGTGATGTAAATTGGGGTTGCATGCTTCGGAGTAGTCAGATGCTTGTAGCCCAG GCATTGCTTTTCCATAgattgggaagatcttggacaAGGCCCTTGCACAAG CCTTTAGATGAAGCATATATTGGGATCTTGTATCATTTCGGTGATTCCGAAACATCAACTTTCTCCATCCACAATCTTCTTCAGGCTGGAAGGGCTTATGACCTCGCTGCCGGATCATGGGTTGGCCCATATGCCATGTGCCGCACTTGGGAGACTCTAGTACGATGTAGGAGAGAAGCAACTGACCTTGATGATCAGCCACTTCCAATGGCTGTTTATATTGTTTCTGGGGACGAAGATGGGGAGCGAGGTGGAGCCCCGGTAGTCTGCATTGAAGATGCTTCTAGACACTGTTTGGAGTTCTCAAGAGGCCAAGTTGATTGGACGCCTATTCTTTTATTGGTTCCTTTGGTTCTTGGACTTGAAAAAGTCAACCCCAG GTACATTCCATCGTTGCGGGCGACATTCACCTTTCCCCAAAGTCTTGGCATCATGGGTGGAAAACCTGGTGCGTCAACTTACATTATTGGTGTGCAGGATGAAAAAGCACTTTACCTTGATCCCCATGAAGTTCAGCCG GTCTTTAAGTTCCAGGTGTGA